Proteins encoded together in one Luteimonas fraxinea window:
- a CDS encoding SET domain-containing protein, with the protein MPKTPKKPKTPKKIEARLSSIHGNGVFATEAIAKGERIVRYKGLLRTHDDVDSQYGDIDEDGHTFLFTLNDDYVIDANEDGNIARWINHSCAPNCEAVVQEDPKERRHKDKVFIEATRDIAAGEELAYNYGITLAERHTPTLKKLWGCRCGSKKCTGTMLQPKK; encoded by the coding sequence ATGCCCAAGACGCCGAAGAAGCCCAAGACGCCGAAGAAGATCGAGGCGCGTCTGTCGAGCATCCACGGCAACGGTGTGTTCGCGACCGAGGCCATCGCCAAGGGCGAGCGGATCGTTCGCTACAAGGGTCTGCTGCGCACGCACGACGACGTCGATTCCCAGTACGGCGACATCGACGAGGACGGCCACACCTTCCTCTTCACGCTCAACGATGACTACGTCATCGACGCGAACGAGGACGGCAACATCGCGCGCTGGATCAACCATAGCTGCGCCCCGAACTGCGAAGCGGTGGTACAGGAAGATCCGAAGGAGCGCCGGCACAAGGACAAGGTCTTCATCGAAGCGACGCGTGACATCGCGGCCGGTGAAGAGCTGGCCTACAACTACGGCATCACCCTCGCGGAGCGGCATACGCCGACGCTCAAGAAGCTGTGGGGCTGCCGCTGTGGTTCGAAGAAGTGCACCGGCACGATGCTGCAGCCCAAGAAATAA
- a CDS encoding SUF system Fe-S cluster assembly regulator — protein sequence MLRVTKLTDYATVVLTVLAARPQVVMSAADLAEQSGLEAPTVSKLLKPLAQAGLVEGFRGANGGYRLAREAAAISLVEIVEAMEGPLAMTECSLHDGQCGISEQCGVRGNWRRINDVVADALRAVSLAQMLDDAPRPQPISTAGGTKRIDARLARA from the coding sequence ATGCTCCGTGTCACCAAGCTCACTGATTACGCCACCGTCGTTCTGACCGTGCTCGCCGCACGGCCGCAGGTGGTGATGAGTGCGGCCGATCTGGCGGAACAATCGGGCCTCGAAGCGCCGACGGTCAGCAAGCTGCTCAAGCCGCTGGCGCAGGCGGGTCTGGTCGAAGGCTTCCGCGGCGCCAACGGCGGGTATCGCCTGGCACGTGAGGCCGCGGCCATCAGCCTGGTGGAGATCGTCGAGGCCATGGAAGGGCCGCTTGCGATGACCGAGTGCAGCCTGCACGACGGTCAATGCGGCATTTCCGAGCAGTGCGGCGTGCGCGGCAACTGGCGCCGGATCAACGACGTGGTGGCCGATGCGCTGCGCGCCGTGAGCCTGGCGCAGATGCTCGACGACGCGCCGCGTCCTCAACCCATTTCCACCGCCGGTGGGACGAAGCGCATCGACGCCCGTCTCGCCCGCGCTTAG
- the sufB gene encoding Fe-S cluster assembly protein SufB: protein MATDIAEPIANAEIHEQLGRRYDAGFVTDIESDSFPPGLDEDVVRALSAKKEEPQWMTDWRLAAYRHWLTMPVPHWAKLSIAPIDFQSVSYYSAPKAKYASLDDVPKELLDTYDKLGVPLHERARLAGVAVDAVFDSVSVGTTFKKELAEKGVIFCSMSEAIQDHPELVKQYLGSVVPVGDNYFAALNSAVFSDGSFVFIPKGVRCPMELSTYFRINAGHTGQFERTLIICEDKAYVSYLEGCTAPMRDENQLHAAVVELVALEDAEIKYSTVQNWYPGDENGKGGIYNFVTKRAECRGDRSRVVWAQVETGSAITWKYPSCVLLGDDSSGEFHSVALTHHRQQADTGTKMIHVGKRTKSKIVSKGISAGRGQNTYRGLVKIGAGAEGARNYTQCDSLLIGKQCGAHTFPYIEVKHPGATVEHEATTSKISDDQLFYCRTRGISEEDAVSLIVDGFCKQVFRELPMEFAVEAKKLLDVSLEGSVG from the coding sequence ATGGCCACCGACATCGCAGAACCGATTGCGAACGCAGAAATCCACGAGCAGCTCGGCCGTCGCTACGACGCCGGCTTCGTCACCGATATCGAGTCCGACAGCTTTCCGCCCGGCCTCGACGAGGACGTCGTCCGTGCCTTGTCGGCGAAGAAGGAAGAGCCGCAGTGGATGACCGACTGGCGCCTCGCCGCCTATCGCCACTGGCTGACCATGCCGGTGCCGCACTGGGCGAAGCTGTCGATCGCACCGATCGATTTCCAATCGGTCAGCTACTACTCCGCGCCCAAGGCGAAGTACGCCTCGCTCGACGATGTGCCCAAGGAACTGCTCGACACCTACGACAAGCTCGGCGTGCCGCTGCATGAGCGCGCGCGTCTTGCCGGCGTCGCCGTCGACGCGGTGTTCGATTCGGTCTCGGTCGGCACGACGTTCAAGAAGGAACTCGCCGAGAAGGGCGTGATCTTCTGCTCGATGTCCGAAGCGATCCAGGACCATCCCGAGCTGGTGAAGCAGTACCTCGGCAGCGTGGTGCCGGTCGGCGACAACTATTTCGCCGCACTGAACTCGGCCGTGTTCTCCGATGGCAGCTTCGTGTTCATTCCCAAGGGCGTGCGTTGCCCGATGGAATTGAGCACCTACTTCCGCATCAACGCCGGCCACACCGGCCAGTTCGAGCGCACGTTGATCATCTGCGAGGACAAGGCCTACGTGTCCTATCTCGAAGGCTGCACCGCACCGATGCGCGACGAGAACCAGCTGCATGCAGCGGTCGTCGAACTGGTCGCACTGGAAGACGCCGAGATCAAGTACTCGACGGTGCAGAACTGGTACCCCGGCGACGAGAACGGCAAGGGCGGCATCTACAACTTCGTGACCAAGCGTGCGGAATGCCGCGGCGATCGCAGCCGCGTGGTCTGGGCGCAGGTCGAGACCGGGTCGGCGATCACCTGGAAGTACCCGTCCTGCGTGCTGCTCGGTGACGACTCAAGCGGCGAGTTCCATTCGGTCGCGCTGACGCATCACCGCCAGCAGGCCGACACCGGCACCAAGATGATCCACGTCGGCAAGCGCACCAAGTCGAAGATCGTCAGCAAGGGCATCAGCGCCGGTCGCGGGCAGAACACCTATCGCGGCCTGGTCAAAATCGGTGCGGGCGCCGAGGGTGCGCGCAACTACACCCAGTGCGATTCGCTGCTGATCGGCAAGCAGTGCGGCGCGCACACGTTCCCGTACATCGAGGTCAAGCACCCCGGTGCGACCGTCGAGCACGAAGCCACCACCTCCAAGATCAGCGACGACCAGCTGTTCTACTGCCGCACGCGCGGCATCAGCGAAGAAGACGCGGTCAGCCTGATCGTCGACGGCTTCTGCAAGCAGGTGTTCCGCGAACTGCCGATGGAGTTCGCCGTCGAGGCCAAGAAGCTGCTCGACGTGTCGCTGGAAGGTTCGGTCGGCTGA
- the sufC gene encoding Fe-S cluster assembly ATPase SufC: MLNIDNLHASIHEREILKGLSLHVKPGEVHAIMGPNGAGKSTLGNLLAGRDGYEVTDGTVAFQGQDLLALEPEERAAAGVFLAFQYPVEIPGVNNTYFLRSALNAQRKARGEEELDSMQFLKLVREKLAVLHLDDRLLHRGVNEGFSGGEKKRNEIFQLAVLEPKLAILDETDSGLDIDALKNVADGVNALRSPDRAFIVITHYQRLLDYIKPDVVHVLADGRIVQTGGPELALQLEEKGYTWIKDRVAPETAA; this comes from the coding sequence ATGCTCAATATCGACAACCTGCACGCCTCCATCCACGAGCGCGAAATCCTCAAGGGTCTTTCGCTGCACGTGAAGCCGGGCGAAGTCCACGCGATCATGGGGCCCAACGGCGCCGGCAAGTCGACGCTGGGCAACCTGCTCGCCGGTCGCGACGGTTACGAGGTCACCGACGGCACGGTCGCATTCCAAGGCCAGGATCTGCTGGCGCTCGAACCCGAAGAGCGTGCCGCGGCCGGCGTGTTCCTCGCGTTCCAGTATCCGGTCGAGATTCCGGGCGTGAACAACACCTACTTCCTGCGCAGCGCACTTAACGCGCAGCGCAAGGCGCGCGGTGAGGAAGAACTCGATTCGATGCAGTTCCTCAAGCTAGTGCGCGAGAAGCTGGCTGTGCTGCACCTCGACGACCGCCTGCTGCACCGCGGCGTCAACGAAGGCTTCTCGGGCGGCGAGAAGAAGCGCAACGAGATCTTCCAGCTGGCCGTGCTCGAGCCGAAGCTGGCGATCCTCGACGAGACCGACTCGGGTCTCGACATCGACGCGCTGAAGAACGTCGCCGACGGCGTCAATGCACTGCGTTCGCCCGACCGCGCCTTTATCGTGATCACGCACTACCAGCGCCTGCTCGACTACATCAAGCCCGACGTCGTGCACGTGCTGGCTGACGGCCGCATCGTGCAGACCGGGGGTCCGGAACTCGCGCTGCAGCTCGAAGAGAAGGGCTACACCTGGATCAAGGACCGCGTCGCGCCGGAGACCGCTGCCTGA
- the sufD gene encoding Fe-S cluster assembly protein SufD, whose translation MSALLDSLAAGFDGDAARRAALDATLATGLPGPRSEAWKYTSLRALERRSFVAPQADATVDADLLAAIPAPRLVFVNGRLSATLSDAGVATPGLSIGTLADAGTLPDIDNRDDAVFARLNGALARDGASISVEASARIEAPVHLVFVGAPAEGDLAWHLRHHVVLGEGATLALVEHHLDTGAHRHLDNTIISLRVADRAELHHVRLQHRGIGATSFLRTDAELQAASVYTRVDVEAGGALSRHELDVRLLGDDARLTANGVLLAGGRAHVDTRLGIRHIAKNTACELKWRGIGDQRGRVVFHGGITIDAGADGTDARLSNKNLLLSPTAEIDTQPVLVIHADEVQAAHGATVGQLDPGALFYLRSRGLPASDAQRLLTAAFVREPLSTITDPVLRAHAEAGLDRVLSGLALV comes from the coding sequence ATGAGTGCCCTGCTCGACTCTCTCGCCGCCGGTTTCGATGGCGACGCCGCACGTCGCGCGGCCCTCGACGCGACGCTCGCGACCGGCCTGCCCGGCCCGCGCAGCGAAGCCTGGAAGTACACCTCGCTGCGCGCGCTGGAACGTCGCAGCTTCGTCGCGCCGCAGGCCGATGCCACCGTCGATGCGGATCTGCTGGCCGCGATTCCTGCGCCGCGTCTGGTGTTCGTCAACGGCCGTCTGTCTGCCACCCTGTCCGATGCAGGCGTCGCCACTCCCGGCCTGTCGATCGGCACGCTCGCCGATGCCGGCACGCTGCCGGACATCGACAATCGCGACGATGCCGTCTTCGCCCGTCTCAACGGCGCACTTGCACGCGACGGTGCTTCGATCTCCGTCGAGGCCAGCGCCCGCATCGAGGCCCCCGTGCATCTGGTGTTCGTCGGCGCGCCTGCCGAGGGCGATCTCGCCTGGCATCTGCGCCACCACGTCGTGCTCGGCGAAGGTGCGACGCTGGCGCTCGTCGAACATCATCTCGACACCGGCGCGCACCGCCATCTCGACAACACCATCATCTCGCTACGCGTCGCCGACCGTGCCGAACTGCACCACGTGCGCCTGCAGCACCGCGGCATCGGCGCGACCAGCTTCCTGCGCACCGACGCCGAGCTGCAGGCCGCATCGGTCTACACCCGCGTCGATGTCGAGGCCGGCGGCGCGCTGTCGCGCCACGAGCTCGATGTGCGCCTGCTCGGCGACGACGCGCGCCTGACCGCGAACGGTGTGCTGCTGGCCGGCGGTCGTGCGCATGTCGACACGCGCCTGGGCATCCGCCACATCGCGAAGAACACCGCCTGCGAACTCAAGTGGCGCGGCATCGGCGACCAGCGTGGTCGCGTCGTGTTCCATGGCGGTATCACCATCGATGCCGGCGCCGATGGCACCGACGCGCGCCTGTCGAACAAGAACCTGCTGCTGTCGCCCACGGCTGAGATCGACACCCAGCCGGTGCTGGTGATCCATGCCGACGAAGTGCAGGCCGCGCATGGCGCGACGGTCGGCCAGCTCGACCCGGGCGCGTTGTTCTATCTGCGTTCGCGCGGTCTGCCGGCATCGGATGCCCAGCGTCTGCTGACCGCCGCGTTCGTGCGCGAGCCGCTGTCGACGATCACCGATCCCGTCCTGCGTGCACACGCCGAAGCCGGTCTGGATCGCGTGCTGTCCGGACTCGCCCTCGTATGA
- a CDS encoding cysteine desulfurase has protein sequence MSTTLPPLTPPFDAPSAPVAHDGSVDWAAVRADFPLLLREVHGKPLIYFDNANTGQKPASVIDAVDGFYRRQNANVSRAVHQLGTEATEAYEGTRTKLARFLNVRSDELVLCSGTTFAINLVAWSWALPRLKAGDTILVSRMEHHANIVPWQLVAERTGATVRVAEILEDGTLDLDALRRAMTPDVKLLALTQVSNVLGTVNPVREICRDARKRGIVTVIDGSQAVPHRRVDVAALGCDFYAFTGHKMCGPTGTGALWARREHLQAMPPFLGGGEMIKEVSFGKTVYNDPPHRFEAGTPNIAGFVGLGAAVDYLERLGMDHVERREAELLAHLTESLQEIDGLRIFGTASDKAAVVAFLIEGAHAHDLATLLDLEGVAIRSGQHCAHPLLQFYGVAATCRASPAFYNTHEEVDAFVAALRKVRTLLV, from the coding sequence ATGAGCACCACGCTGCCGCCGCTGACGCCGCCGTTCGATGCGCCCAGCGCACCGGTCGCGCATGACGGCAGCGTCGACTGGGCCGCAGTGCGCGCGGATTTTCCGCTGCTGCTGCGCGAAGTCCACGGCAAGCCGCTGATCTACTTCGACAACGCGAATACCGGCCAGAAGCCGGCGTCGGTGATCGACGCGGTAGACGGTTTCTACCGGCGGCAGAACGCCAACGTCAGCCGCGCGGTGCACCAGCTCGGCACCGAGGCGACCGAGGCCTACGAGGGCACGCGCACCAAGCTCGCGCGGTTCCTCAACGTGCGCAGTGACGAACTCGTGCTGTGCAGCGGAACGACGTTCGCGATCAATCTGGTTGCCTGGTCGTGGGCGCTGCCGCGGCTCAAGGCCGGCGACACGATCCTCGTCTCGCGCATGGAGCATCACGCCAACATCGTGCCGTGGCAGCTCGTCGCCGAGCGCACGGGTGCGACCGTGCGCGTGGCCGAAATCCTCGAAGACGGCACACTCGACCTCGACGCGCTGCGCCGCGCGATGACGCCCGACGTCAAGCTGCTGGCGCTGACCCAGGTTTCCAACGTGCTCGGCACGGTGAATCCGGTCCGCGAGATTTGCCGCGACGCCCGCAAGCGCGGCATCGTCACCGTCATCGACGGCTCGCAGGCCGTGCCGCACCGCCGCGTCGATGTCGCCGCGCTCGGCTGCGACTTCTATGCGTTCACCGGCCACAAGATGTGCGGGCCGACCGGCACCGGCGCACTGTGGGCGCGCCGCGAGCATCTGCAGGCCATGCCGCCGTTCCTCGGTGGCGGCGAGATGATCAAGGAAGTCAGCTTCGGGAAGACGGTCTACAACGACCCGCCGCACCGCTTCGAAGCCGGCACACCGAACATCGCCGGCTTCGTCGGGCTCGGCGCCGCGGTCGACTATCTTGAGCGGCTCGGCATGGATCACGTCGAACGCCGCGAGGCCGAACTGCTGGCGCATCTCACCGAATCGCTGCAGGAGATCGATGGCCTGCGCATCTTCGGCACCGCGTCGGACAAGGCCGCGGTCGTGGCGTTCCTGATCGAAGGCGCGCACGCGCACGATCTCGCCACGCTGCTGGATCTCGAAGGCGTCGCGATCCGCTCCGGCCAGCACTGCGCGCACCCGCTGCTGCAGTTCTACGGCGTCGCCGCCACGTGCCGCGCATCGCCCGCGTTCTACAACACGCACGAAGAAGTCGACGCCTTCGTCGCCGCCCTGCGCAAGGTGCGCACGCTGCTCGTTTGA
- a CDS encoding GNAT family N-acetyltransferase — protein sequence MSAPVFRTATPIDVPALVTLVTSAYRGESSRSGWTTEADLLDGARIDPDVLAHDIVRADSRVVVIDGDNGRPLACAHVAIEDGVGYFGMFAVDPTLQGRGTGDALLRECERIARDEWRLPAMRMTVIDVRDALIAFYVRRGYRRTGVHKPFPYGDTRFGSPRRDDLRFEVLEKTFGVTP from the coding sequence ATGTCCGCTCCCGTGTTCCGCACCGCCACGCCGATCGACGTTCCTGCCCTCGTCACCCTGGTGACGTCCGCGTATCGCGGCGAATCCAGCCGCAGCGGCTGGACCACCGAGGCCGACCTGCTCGATGGCGCACGTATCGATCCCGACGTGCTGGCGCACGACATCGTCCGCGCCGACAGCCGCGTCGTCGTGATCGATGGCGACAACGGACGCCCGCTCGCCTGCGCGCATGTTGCGATCGAGGACGGCGTCGGCTACTTCGGCATGTTCGCGGTCGATCCCACGCTGCAGGGCCGCGGCACCGGCGACGCGCTGTTGCGCGAGTGCGAACGCATCGCCCGCGACGAATGGCGCCTGCCCGCCATGCGCATGACCGTCATCGACGTGCGCGATGCGCTGATCGCGTTCTACGTGCGCCGCGGCTATCGCCGCACCGGCGTGCACAAGCCGTTTCCGTACGGCGACACCCGCTTCGGCAGTCCGCGCCGCGATGACCTGCGCTTCGAAGTGCTGGAGAAGACCTTCGGAGTCACCCCATGA
- a CDS encoding non-heme iron oxygenase ferredoxin subunit gives MSETWTFVCATGELLPGEMRTTFDEITSVPIIVFNLDGDLYALEDQCSHEDFGLSSGGEFDASLGTIECVLHGAKFDVRDGRALCAPAYEPVAKFPTRVEHGGVWTRDDRD, from the coding sequence ATGAGCGAAACCTGGACCTTCGTCTGCGCCACCGGCGAGCTGCTGCCTGGCGAGATGCGCACCACCTTCGACGAGATCACCAGCGTGCCGATCATCGTCTTCAATCTCGACGGCGATCTCTACGCGCTCGAAGACCAGTGCAGCCACGAGGATTTCGGCCTGTCGAGCGGCGGCGAGTTCGATGCGTCCCTGGGCACCATCGAATGCGTGCTGCACGGCGCGAAGTTCGACGTGCGCGATGGTCGCGCCCTGTGCGCGCCTGCGTACGAGCCGGTGGCGAAGTTTCCGACCAGGGTCGAGCACGGCGGCGTGTGGACCCGCGACGACCGCGATTGA
- a CDS encoding TonB-dependent receptor domain-containing protein, with protein sequence MTRFPIRHPLAIALLGLLSAPVFADNATANPATDFDTIVVTAAGFEQKLTDAPASISVITQEDLTKRPYMTLLDAVRDIEGIDVGETRDKTGQGSISMRGMGSDYTLILVDGKRQNNHGDIYPNNFGGNQFNHIPPLDAIERIEVIRGPASTLYGADAMGGVINIITKKVLDAWHGSATVSRSFEDSEFGDDTTVDAFVTGPLIPGVLNLSARASWYDRDASNPVYAPIVDPDGNERTRGLGFGGGGKTVDNTNKAGGITLAWMPTENQSLTLDYDTSRQEYDNAIKINDQGLEEYPVGTVDNINSIFTAGNFCLGAAGANANACRANGGTWARRANPRVGYGAVQEFTRDAWSLTHEGRWGFGNSFVSLSHVATNNDGRTMPFTVDERAELLRMIDGTGPYAGLPLAERRALAESTFLPRPKRTLESAQYTLDAKLDIPFQLAGEHIAVLGAQVIQGELTDGIFGIESGTPGLKQEHNMYSLFAEDTWTITEPFALTAGLRWDDHEVFGNHLSPRLYGVYTVSPQWTVKGGVSTGFKTPKTTQLYDGVTGFGAQGTSPMFGNPDLQPETSTSSELAVYWQSPDGHNFNLTLFHNEFEDKIASQSCGPGTTLTCTSAGEYADIGYASSSKTVNIDKVVIQGAEVAGRWQISDAFGFRANYTFTDSEQKSGSEAGLPLGNSARHMANATLDWQASERFNLFLTAEARSERYRGLHVITGEVLTYKDYEVLHLGASFKLSESITLNGRINNLLDRDFTTYDTEFRDLDGTPGFDGTNEILYYDHYNNKDKARGLWLSVNVRF encoded by the coding sequence ATGACCCGTTTTCCGATCCGTCATCCGCTCGCCATCGCCCTGCTGGGCCTGCTGTCCGCGCCCGTCTTCGCCGATAACGCGACTGCCAATCCGGCCACCGACTTCGACACCATCGTCGTCACCGCCGCCGGATTCGAGCAGAAGCTCACCGATGCGCCGGCGAGCATCAGCGTCATCACCCAGGAAGACCTGACCAAGCGTCCGTACATGACGCTGCTGGACGCGGTGCGCGACATCGAAGGCATCGACGTCGGCGAGACGCGCGACAAGACCGGACAGGGTTCGATCTCGATGCGCGGCATGGGCTCGGACTACACGCTGATCCTCGTGGACGGCAAGCGCCAGAACAACCACGGCGACATCTACCCGAACAACTTCGGCGGCAACCAGTTCAACCACATCCCGCCGCTGGATGCGATCGAGCGCATCGAAGTCATCCGCGGACCCGCGTCCACGCTGTACGGCGCCGACGCGATGGGCGGCGTCATCAACATCATCACCAAGAAGGTGCTCGACGCGTGGCACGGCTCGGCGACGGTCAGCCGTTCGTTCGAGGACAGCGAGTTCGGTGACGACACCACGGTCGATGCCTTCGTGACCGGCCCGCTGATTCCCGGCGTGCTGAACCTTAGCGCGCGCGCCAGCTGGTACGACCGCGACGCGTCCAACCCGGTCTATGCGCCGATCGTCGATCCCGATGGCAACGAGCGTACGCGCGGGCTCGGTTTCGGCGGCGGCGGCAAGACCGTCGACAACACCAACAAGGCCGGCGGCATCACGCTGGCCTGGATGCCGACCGAGAACCAGAGCCTGACGCTGGACTACGACACCTCGCGCCAGGAGTACGACAACGCGATCAAGATCAACGACCAGGGCCTCGAGGAATATCCGGTCGGCACGGTCGACAACATCAACAGCATCTTCACCGCCGGCAACTTCTGCCTCGGCGCCGCTGGCGCGAACGCGAACGCCTGTCGCGCGAACGGCGGCACATGGGCACGTCGTGCCAACCCGCGCGTCGGCTACGGCGCGGTGCAGGAGTTCACCCGCGATGCGTGGTCGTTGACCCACGAAGGTCGCTGGGGCTTCGGCAACAGCTTCGTCTCGCTGTCGCACGTGGCGACCAACAATGACGGCCGCACCATGCCGTTCACCGTCGACGAGCGCGCCGAGCTGCTGCGGATGATCGACGGCACCGGCCCTTACGCCGGCCTGCCGCTGGCCGAGCGTCGCGCGCTCGCCGAATCGACGTTCCTGCCGCGTCCCAAGCGCACGCTCGAGAGCGCGCAGTACACGCTCGACGCCAAGCTCGACATCCCGTTCCAGCTCGCCGGCGAACACATCGCCGTGCTCGGCGCGCAGGTGATCCAGGGTGAGCTGACCGACGGCATCTTCGGCATCGAAAGCGGCACGCCGGGCCTGAAGCAGGAACACAACATGTACTCGCTGTTCGCCGAGGACACCTGGACCATCACCGAGCCTTTCGCGCTCACCGCCGGTCTGCGCTGGGACGACCACGAGGTCTTCGGCAACCACCTCAGCCCGCGTCTGTACGGCGTCTACACCGTGAGCCCGCAGTGGACGGTCAAGGGCGGCGTCAGCACCGGCTTCAAGACGCCCAAGACCACCCAGCTCTATGACGGCGTGACCGGCTTCGGCGCACAGGGCACTTCGCCGATGTTCGGCAACCCGGACCTGCAGCCCGAGACCAGCACCAGCAGCGAACTGGCGGTCTACTGGCAGAGCCCGGACGGCCACAACTTCAACCTGACGCTGTTCCACAACGAGTTCGAGGACAAGATCGCATCCCAGTCCTGCGGTCCCGGCACGACGCTCACCTGCACCAGCGCCGGCGAGTACGCCGACATCGGCTACGCGTCGAGCAGCAAGACGGTGAACATCGACAAGGTGGTGATCCAAGGCGCCGAAGTCGCCGGTCGCTGGCAGATCAGCGACGCGTTCGGCTTCCGCGCGAACTACACCTTCACCGACAGCGAGCAGAAGAGTGGCAGCGAAGCGGGTCTCCCGCTCGGCAACAGCGCGCGCCACATGGCCAACGCAACGCTGGACTGGCAGGCGAGCGAGCGCTTCAACCTGTTCCTGACCGCGGAAGCCCGCTCGGAACGGTATCGGGGCCTGCACGTCATCACCGGCGAAGTGCTGACGTACAAGGACTACGAAGTGCTGCACCTCGGCGCGTCGTTCAAGCTCAGCGAATCGATCACGCTCAACGGACGCATCAACAACCTGCTCGATCGCGACTTCACGACCTACGACACCGAGTTCCGCGACCTCGACGGCACCCCGGGCTTCGACGGCACCAACGAAATCCTCTACTACGACCACTACAACAACAAGGACAAGGCACGCGGCCTCTGGCTGAGCGTCAACGTCCGCTTCTGA
- a CDS encoding HutD/Ves family protein → MSETSSSELSSVQRIDAQNAQRVRWRNGLGWTKEIHVESGVGNEAWIWRLSIAEIEQAAAFSKFEGVERELMLRTGDGLTLRFDDGQVSDLQPPHARLRFSGERALQGEPAGPGVSALNLMWRPDRVEASTWHRPLVGTMVVFVDPGDCWLVHVLAGHARLVAGDTRALERGDTLVLRAPDGRFRYVLDGGGEVVLTRFQPVALSPIRSPDLQV, encoded by the coding sequence ATGAGTGAGACGTCTTCAAGCGAGCTGTCTTCTGTCCAGCGGATCGATGCGCAGAATGCGCAGCGCGTGCGTTGGCGCAATGGTCTGGGGTGGACCAAGGAGATCCACGTCGAGTCAGGCGTCGGTAATGAGGCGTGGATCTGGCGGTTGTCGATCGCGGAGATCGAACAGGCTGCGGCGTTTTCCAAGTTCGAAGGTGTCGAACGGGAGCTGATGTTGCGGACCGGTGATGGACTGACACTGCGCTTCGATGACGGGCAGGTGTCGGATCTGCAGCCGCCACACGCGCGGCTGCGTTTCTCCGGCGAGCGGGCGCTTCAGGGCGAGCCTGCCGGTCCCGGCGTCAGCGCGCTGAATCTGATGTGGCGTCCGGACCGGGTCGAGGCGTCGACCTGGCATCGGCCGTTGGTCGGGACGATGGTCGTGTTCGTGGATCCCGGCGACTGCTGGCTGGTCCACGTGCTCGCGGGTCATGCGCGACTCGTTGCGGGCGATACGCGGGCGCTCGAACGTGGCGACACGCTCGTGCTGCGCGCGCCGGACGGACGGTTCCGCTACGTGCTGGACGGTGGTGGGGAAGTGGTGTTGACCCGGTTCCAGCCTGTCGCGCTTTCGCCGATTCGATCTCCGGATTTGCAGGTGTAG
- a CDS encoding ComEA family DNA-binding protein, whose protein sequence is MKSIRAVLASLCLSLLLAGTALANETVQKVNINTADAATLARVLHNVGQAKAEAIVAYRDENGPFRSAEQLAQVKGIGLRTVEHNVDRIEVGAAGSQAGVTRAPSPPAAAGNKGAAQLR, encoded by the coding sequence ATGAAGTCGATCCGAGCCGTGCTTGCGTCGCTGTGCCTTTCACTGCTGTTGGCAGGTACCGCACTCGCAAACGAAACCGTGCAAAAGGTCAACATCAACACCGCGGATGCAGCCACGCTGGCACGCGTGCTGCACAACGTGGGACAGGCCAAGGCAGAAGCCATCGTGGCCTACAGGGATGAAAACGGGCCGTTCCGAAGCGCCGAGCAACTGGCGCAGGTGAAAGGCATCGGGTTGCGGACCGTCGAGCACAACGTCGATCGTATCGAGGTCGGTGCCGCCGGATCGCAGGCTGGCGTGACGCGGGCACCCAGCCCGCCCGCCGCAGCCGGGAACAAGGGGGCAGCGCAACTGCGCTGA